A region of the Amycolatopsis sp. cg13 genome:
GAGTCTGAGTGAAAACCTCGCGGATGACCGACGTCGTGATCGGAATGACCATCAGCGAAACCACGAGCCCCGCGACGAACATCGAATTGAACAGCACCGCGCCCGGTTTCGTCTCGAACAGCGGGAACCAGCCGAGATTGTCGGTCATCCATTGCGACAACGGAGTGATGTACGGACGGAGGAAGCTGAATCCCCAGAGGCCGTAGAGCAAACTGGGGATCGCGGCGAGCAGATCGACGAGCCCGGTGAGGAACCCGCGCATCCGCGGACTGGCGTAATCGCTGATGAACAACGCGGCCAGCACCGAAAACGGCACCGCGACGGCGACCGCGATCAGCGCGACCACCACCGTGCCGTACAGCAGGCCGAGAACGCCGAAATGCCCGGAAGCCGGGTCGAACTGGATCGTGGTGAAGAAGCCGAAACCGCTGGCCTCGAACGTGGGCGCGGACCGGTAGACGAGGAAGAACCCGATCACGATCAAGAGCGCGAGCACCGAAAGCCCGGCCCCGCTCGTGACGCGGCGAAAGAGCCGATCGGCCCGAGACGGCAGATCGGCGAGGACGAGACGCTCCGGCGGC
Encoded here:
- the pstC gene encoding phosphate ABC transporter permease subunit PstC yields the protein MTVSSSSSGPAPPERLVLADLPSRADRLFRRVTSGAGLSVLALLIVIGFFLVYRSAPTFEASGFGFFTTIQFDPASGHFGVLGLLYGTVVVALIAVAVAVPFSVLAALFISDYASPRMRGFLTGLVDLLAAIPSLLYGLWGFSFLRPYITPLSQWMTDNLGWFPLFETKPGAVLFNSMFVAGLVVSLMVIPITTSVIREVFTQTPSGEKEAALALGSTRWGMVRTVVLPFGRGGIVGGSMLGLGRALGETIAVSLLLPQVPELTTHLLEFGGATISGFVANNAGQSGPALSGLMAAGLVLFAFTLATNFTASVIISRSRSGAGVDA